A window of Burkholderiales bacterium contains these coding sequences:
- the mobB gene encoding molybdopterin-guanine dinucleotide biosynthesis protein B, whose translation MERGAKRVFGVAGFSGAGKTTLLEKLIARFVAQGLTVAVIKQTHHDFDLDQPGKDSWRHRAAGASEVLLASDRRWALMHEVRGSAPPTLKEQVARLSPCDLVLLEGYKREPVPKLEVHRPALGAALLYPEDPHILALASDEPVTTTLPWFALNDVPAIADFILQHARPI comes from the coding sequence GTTTTCGGCGTGGCTGGGTTCAGCGGCGCGGGCAAGACGACGCTGCTGGAAAAGCTGATTGCCCGCTTCGTGGCGCAGGGGTTGACGGTGGCCGTGATCAAACAGACCCATCATGATTTCGATCTCGACCAGCCGGGCAAGGATTCCTGGCGCCATCGCGCAGCCGGTGCGAGCGAGGTTTTGCTGGCTTCTGACCGGCGATGGGCGCTGATGCATGAAGTGCGCGGTTCAGCACCGCCCACCCTCAAGGAGCAGGTGGCGCGGCTTTCCCCCTGTGATCTCGTCCTCCTGGAAGGCTACAAGCGGGAGCCGGTACCCAAGCTGGAGGTGCACCGGCCCGCCCTGGGCGCGGCTCTCCTGTATCCGGAGGATCCCCACATTCTGGCGCTGGCCTCGGATGAACCGGTGACGACGACGCTGCCTTGGTTCGCCCTGAACGATGTGCCCGCCATCGCCGATTTCATCCTTCAGCACGCGAGACCGATATGA